From Actinomycetota bacterium, one genomic window encodes:
- a CDS encoding SDR family oxidoreductase, with protein MDLGLTDRKALVFGSSSGLGRAVAEGLAAEGVRVATVSRERERAQRVADELDGAVALEGDLRERGVPERLVQQAAGALGGLDILIVNTGGGQPGGLLGVDQDAEDAAFRSMLQPALHAAREAAPLLASSDQGRMLFLTARSVVQATPELALSAVFRSGVMAAARSLAEELADDGVLVNVVVPGQFDTPALDRAETWMAAHEGLPPEEVRRRHIEAIPLQRLGRAEELADVVVFLSSARASYVTGALIRVDGGSVRAY; from the coding sequence GTGGACCTCGGCCTGACCGATCGCAAGGCGCTGGTGTTCGGATCCTCGTCCGGTCTGGGTCGCGCCGTCGCTGAGGGCCTCGCCGCCGAAGGGGTGCGGGTTGCGACCGTCAGTCGCGAACGGGAACGTGCGCAGCGGGTCGCCGACGAGCTGGATGGCGCGGTCGCGCTCGAGGGTGACCTGCGTGAGCGTGGTGTTCCGGAGCGACTGGTCCAGCAGGCGGCCGGGGCGCTCGGAGGACTCGACATCCTCATCGTGAACACGGGCGGGGGGCAGCCGGGAGGGTTGCTCGGGGTAGACCAGGACGCGGAGGACGCGGCCTTCCGCTCGATGCTGCAGCCCGCGCTGCACGCGGCCCGTGAGGCTGCGCCGCTGCTCGCCAGTTCGGACCAAGGCCGGATGCTGTTCCTCACCGCGCGATCGGTCGTGCAGGCCACGCCCGAGCTCGCGCTGTCCGCCGTCTTCCGGTCCGGGGTGATGGCGGCGGCCCGGTCGCTGGCCGAGGAGCTGGCCGACGACGGCGTGCTCGTCAACGTCGTCGTGCCGGGCCAGTTCGACACCCCAGCTCTCGATCGCGCCGAGACCTGGATGGCCGCGCACGAGGGCCTCCCCCCGGAGGAGGTGCGGCGCCGGCACATCGAGGCCATACCGCTGCAGCGTCTCGGTCGAGCCGAGGAGCTCGCGGACGTCGTCGTGTTCCTGTCCAGCGCCAGAGCCAGCTACGTGACCGGGGCGCTGATCCGCGTGGACGGTGGATCCGTGCGCGCCTACTGA